The window AAAGCGGCACCTTTTGTGTCCGCAAAAGATGCAGAATGAGCACCTGTGTCCACATGGATTCCAGAAACCACCCGGTCTGAAATAGCGCGATAAAGCGGGCCTGTTCGGCACTTCCCGCCAAAGCAGAAAAGGCACCACCGCAAACCGATGGACACAAAACAAAAAACAAATACGCAAAGGTAAGAATATCAAAACAGGAGCTGATCGGCCCGAAAAACCGCATAAAGCGGCCCAAAGTTCTGCCCGACCACTCCAACGGTTTGGAATACAAATCCGCATCGACCTGATCCCAAGGAAGAACCAGGCATAAAATATCATACAGAAGATTCAACAGCAGAAGCTGCAATGCAGTCATCGGGAAAAAGGGTAAAAACACGCTGGCAATCACGATGGAAAAGATATTTCCGAAGTTAGAAGAGGCTGTGATTTTAATATATTTTGACACATTGGCGAATGCTTTCCGCCCTTCTTTGATTCCTTCTTCCAAGACATTTAAATCTTTTTCCAGCAGAACAACATCTGCTCCTTCTTTGACAGCCTCTGCCGCTGTGTCTACGGATATTCCCACATCTGACTCCACAATCGCCGGCAAGTCATTCATGCCGTCTCCCAAAAAGCCTACTGTGTGTCCGTTTGTCCGCAACATCTGCACAATTTCAACTTTCTGCTTTGGTGACAGTTCTGCAAAGACTGTGGTGCGCTCAATCTGTATCGGAATTTCGTTGTCGGTCAACTGTTCCAGTTCTCCGCCTGTTAGAGTGTGTGCAGTATCAATCCCCAGTCTTCGACAGATGGAAGCCGCAACATCCCGATGAGCCCCAGTCAACACCCTTACGTCAACATTGAGTTTTTGCAGTTTATCCATTGCAGCAGCGGCGCTTCGCTTGGGTGCATCAAAAAATGCCAGATATCCCAGTAGAATCAGGTCCTTCTCGTCTTCCCGCGATAACCTCGCCTTCTCCATGGGTTTATACGCCACCGCCAGAACTTTCATGCCGTCTTCCAGCATTTCGTCTACAATCGCATGGATGCTCGCCTCTCCATTGGCATCCATGCTTCGTCGTTCCCCTTTATACTCAATATCGCTACATCTGTGGTACACTTCATCAATGCTGCCTTTGATAATAAGAAAATTTTCCTCTTTGTGTCGCACAAGAACACTGGCAAACCTTCGCTCATGATCAAAAGGAAGTTCGTCCAGCTTTGGATGCTGCCCTTCTAACTCCTGATAGTGTATACTGTACCCCGGCATTTCCCGATATTTGAGAATGGCATCGTCCAAGTGATTTTGGACACCAGTATGATAGAGGCTGTTTAAATAGGCAAAATCTAAAACCTGCTGGCTTTCGTTTCCCAGAATGTCCATGTAATATTCCAGCGATATTCGATCGCCAGTTAAAGTCCCGGTTTTGTCCACGCATAGGATATCCATACTGCCAAATCCCTGCATGGCATTGATGTTTTTGACAACGGTCTGCTTTGTGCCCATTGCTGCACTACCTTTGGCCAGACAAGCATTGATCACCATTGGAAGCATTTCTGGAGTCAGGCCAACGGCAACCGAAAGCGCAAACAAAAAGGCAGAAACCCAGTCGCCTTTCGTCAGTCCACAGGCGATGAATACGACAGGAATCAAAACCGTCATAAAGCGGATGAGTACCCATGCAATCGAGTTTGCACCCTGATCGAAGCCGTTTTTTAGGTGAGATTCCGCTGTCGAAAATCCGCCATAAACGGTATCTTTACCAACCGCCAGTACGATGCCCTCACCCATACCGCCAGTACGATGCCCTCACCCATACCGCCAGTAACCAAGGAGCCCATAAACATGAGATTCTTATAATCGGAATAAGAATGCGCCTGTCCCCGGAAAAGGCTCCTGGCATTCTTCTCCAAAATCCCACTCTCACCCGTAAGGACGGATTGCGAGATAAACAAATCCTTTGCCGCAGTCAACCGAATGTCCGCCGGTACACGATCTCCGGCCAGAAGACGCACTTGGTCACCCACCACGAGTTCTGTGGAGGAAATCTTCGTCCATTTCCCATTCCTACGTACCATCACAGTGGAAGAAACCATTTTTGTCAGATGATCTGCCACACGTTTTGCGCGGAGTTCCTGAATAAATCGCACAATGCCACTAATCAGCAGCATACATAGAATAATGGCCGCAGTCGTAATATTCCGACTGAAATTGGATGCCAGCACAACATCGGTTAAAAAGGATATGGCAGCCAGCACAAACAGGATGATCGTGAACGGATTGATAAAGGCTCTCCGCAAGCGATAGAGTACCGTATCGGACGCTCTGCCGGACAAGACATTCTTTCCGTATTTGATACGACTTTCTTCGATCTCTTCATCGCTGTATCCTTGCTCTGAAATATGAAAGTCCTGATACAGCGCATCCATATCCATATAGGCATAGTCAAGCACACGCCGATGAATCGCACGGTCACTTTTCATTCATCTCACCTCGATCGGATTGGTTTTTATGATAATTCTACTGTATTATAACATAAAAACTGCTTCGTCACGTTGGATGAAATCTTGCTTTTTTCTTACTTTGCAAATATTCTTTTTTTATGATAGTAGCCGATCGTTTTGACATTCCTGTGACAAAACCTTCGGTTTTCGGACGGATTCATTTTGTGTAAACCCATCTTTTGCCGTTTGCTTTACTGTGCTATACTGAAGATAAAGAGATTTACAGGAAGGAGTGACCCCTATGCCAATGCTCGGTGCCATACTGCCCCCTCACCCGCCAGTATTACTGCCCGAAGTGGGGCATGGACGAGAACGAGAAATTGCTGCTACCGGCCGCGCAATGTCCATGGCCGCCGAAGAAGTCGCTCGTTGGGACCCAGATGTCCTGATTGTTGCTTCGCCCCATACGATTTTATATGGGGACTATTTTCACATTGCTCCTGGCCGCGCTGCCGCAGGAGACATGTCTGCCTTCGGTGCACCACAGGTACGGATTCAAGTGTCCTATGATACCGCTTTACGCGACGAGATCATATCCCAGGCACAGGCTGTCGGGCTCGAAGCTGGGACGCTCGGCCAGCGAGACCCTGCCCTTGACCATGGTGTCTTGATTCCGCTTTATTTTCTGCAACGAGCTGGGGTCCATTGCCCCATCATACGGATGGGCTTGTCCGGCTTTTCCTCTTTGGACCATTACCGGCTAGGACAGTGCGTAGCCAAAGCGGTCGAACAATTGGGCCGCCGTGCCGTGTTCGTGGCCAGCGGCGACCTCTCCCACAAGCTCAAAGACGACGGCCCCTATGGTTTTGCATCCGAAGGCCCGATATTCGACAAAGCCGTTACACAAGCAATGGCCTCTGCGGATTTTTTACAGTTTCTCGCCCTGAATCCATCCCTTTGTGAGCGGGCGGCCGAGTGTGGTCTGCGTGCCTTTCAGATGATGGCAGGCGCTTTGGATGGACTTGCCGTAGCTCCCCAGCTTCTCAGCCATGAAGGACCTTTTGGCGTGGGATATGCGGTAGCATTGTTCCCAGTCACAGGCCCGGATTCCACCCGCTGCTTTGCAATTGCCTGCGAGCAGGCGCAGCGCGCCCATCTGGAGGAATGCCGTGCCAGAGAGGATGCCTGGGTACGGCTGGCACGGCTCTCGCTGGAGACCTATGTGCGCACCGGCCATCGCTTGGAACGTTTGCCCGATGACCTGCCCTCCGAACTGACCAGCCCCACTGCCGGAGCCTTTGTTTCGCTGCATATCAACGGGCGGCTACGAGGCTGCATCGGCACCATTGTCCCCACGCAGGAAAACGTCGCTTGGGAGATCGTACAAAATGCCATATCTGCTGGTTCCCGTGACCCACGATTCCCTACCGTACGTGCCGACGAACTGGATACCCTGGAATATAGCGTGGATGTGCTAGGGCAGCCTGAGCCTGTGGACTCCCCTGCCCAGCTGGACCCCAAGCAATACGGCGTAATCGTCAGCTGTGGCCAGCGGCGTGGTCTGCTGCTTCCCGATCTGGACGGCGTGGACACCGTCGAGCAGCAACTGCATATCGCCTGTCAAAAAGGCGGCATCTCCGCAAAAGATCGGTATCAAATCGAACGTTTTCGGGTGGTGCGGCATTTATGAGTATTCGATGCGACCTGTGCTTTCATCACTGTAAGCTACACGAAGGACAGACCGGCTTGTGCCGAGCCCGTGCCAATCGTCATGGACAAATAGTCTCTCTCAATTATGGTAAACTGACTGCGCTTGCTCTGGACCCTATTGAGAAAAAGCCGCTGCGCCAATTCCATCCTGGCAGCATGATTTTATCGGTGGGCAGCTTTGGCTGCAACCTTCATTGTCCCTTTTGCCAGAACGCGGCCATCGCTACTGCCGGACCGGAAAGCCGCACCCAGGATTGTTCCCCGGAAGCACTGGTGCGGGAAGCTGTCCGCTTACAGGACCGCGGCAATATTGGCATCGCCTACACATACAATGAGCCTTTGGTTGGCTATGAATATGTAAGGGACTGTGCCGCTCTTGTACACGAAGCCGGTATGCTCAATGTGCTTGTGACCAATGGCACCATAGAGGATGCCCCCTGGCGTGCTTTGCTGCCGCAAATCGACGCAGTCAACATTGACCTGAAAGGCTTTCAGGAAAGCTGGTATCATACCTTGGGCGGTGACTTGGAAACGGTAAAGCGTTCGATTCGTCTGGCGGCACAAAGCTGCCACGTGGAAGTGACTACCTTAATCGTACCGGACGAAAATGACAGCGAAGACGAAATGCGCGCTTTATCCTCTTGGTTGGCTTCGGTCAGCCCAGACATCCCGTTGCACGTTTCCCGCTTCTTTCCCCGCCACTGCATGACCGACCGTCTACCCACCCCGGTAGAAACAGTTTATCGCTTAGCCGATGTGGCACGAGAAAAACTGCATACGGTTTACACGGGAAATTGCTGAAAATCCATACACTAGGAGGTATTTGATATGCGTAAAAATTTTGGAGCCAAGCCGTGGACCTATCCTCAGCCGGTCTTTATCCTCGCCACCTACGGAGAGGATGGTACTCCGGATGCCATGAATGCAGCCTGGGGCGGCATCAGTGACGATCAAGAGCTGTCCATGTGCATCAGCGCCGAACACAAGACCACTACCAACATTCTGGCCCGTAAAGCGTTCACGGTCAGCATGGCTACGGCAGAACAAATGGTAGCTTGTGATTATGTTGGCATCGAATCCGGTAATGCGGTGTCCAACAAGCTGGAAAAGGCAGGCTGGCACACCACCAAATCGGAATTTGTAGATGCTCCCCTGATTGACGAACTACCCATGGCAGTAGAATGCCGTCTGGTCAGCTATGATCCGGAAAGCTGCCGTTTGGTGGGTGAGATCGTCAATGTCAGTGCCGACACATCGGTACTGGATGCAGAAGGCAAAATCGACCCCGACAAGCTCCAGCCGATTATCTTTGACCCCATCCACAACACCTATCGCAAGCTGGGTGAAAAGGTGGGCAATGCCTTCCGAGATGGGCTTTCACTCAAATAAAACGGCGTCAAAACCACAAGATACAGCATTCGAAAGGAATCATCCGATGAAACGAGTCAAAATCACGGTTCTAAAAACCACTCTGGATACCGAGCTGGCCGCGGAATACGGCGTCGAAGGACTCACCACCTGCCCCATGCTTCAAGCGGGACAAGTCTTCTATGCTGACTACGCCAAACCGGAAGGGCTCTGTGATGAGGCCTGGAAGGCCATTTATCAGTACGTATTTGCCCTGGCTCACGGGGCTGAAAAAGAACTGTTTTACTATGGCGACTGGATTCGCAAACCTGGCGTAGCGATTTGCAGCTGCAATGACGGCCTGCGTCCGGTTATTTTTAAATTGGAAGCCACCGATGAGATTTCACAAAACAAAACGTGATGTGTGGATACACCAAAAAGACCTTGTTGCAATGAGCAACAAGGTCTTTCTATTTATAGTTCATAGCCCCAGTATACCGTGCCATGCGCGTATGTGCCGGATTGATCGACCGTAACCGGGAGCACAATCGAGCCTTCCTTCTCCAAAGGTCCATCGTATAGATCGACCTTTTGTAAACTGGTTCCGTTCGTATCCTCAAAGGAAAAGACAAACTTAATCCGTGGGAATGAAACTCCGGTCGTATTTTGGAAAGTGGCAGCATACTCTCCTGCCTTCATGTAGTAGTGTCCATTGACCGGCTCTTTTTCCCATACATTCCATTCTGGAATGATACGCTCCAACTCTGCTTGGATTCTGTCATCAATATCCGGATTGGCACCCTTCTGATAGGTCAAATCCTCAACGCCGGTCTCCTCTTGCGGAGCGGGCGGCGTTGGAACCACGCTCTGGTCCGGAGCTGGCGCAGAAGATGTGGATGCCGACTTTTGAATCTGGTCCATAAAATTCGTTAGACTTTCTGCAATCGGCTCCCACTTATCCTGTAACAAGCCATGCAAAGAGAACCCGATCAAGGCAATTGCCAAAACGACCAGCAGAAAAAGTACGATATTTTTCACACGATTTGGCATCCTCATCACGACCCTATCCGGATGCTTTGGTCACATAGGATTTATACGCAGCTTAGATCACTGCCACAGCATCCGCCTCTTTATCGTTTACCCATACACTGATTGCATAGGCGCTGGGATCTTCTTCTTTCTCCTTGGATTTGGTCAGCATATCTTTGACTTTGAGCCCACCAAAGACCAAACCGCCGATAACAGCCAGCAACAAAATCACCAGTAAGATTCGCTTGACAATTTTGCCGCCTTTGCGACCGCGGCCACCTTTTGTGTCCTCATCGTCATCTTCCTGTGCCATACTTTTTGCTTTTTCTTTATAAATGCGTTCCAATTCAAAGCGATTCAATTCCGGATCTGCTTGATAGATGCTATCTGGGAATGTTACATGGGTTCCACACTTGGGGCATGTACCGGCTCCCCCTGCTTCGCACCGGAGTTTCTGTTTGCATTTCGGACAGGCTATAACAACGCGTTCGATAGTGTCCATACCTTCCCATCCCTTTCCAGATTTCGTTGATATAATTTATATATCGACAAATCGGTCCAGCTACATAACCACTGCACCGGAGAAAATCTCCACTTAAGCCGCTCCATCCAGAAAAGAAAACCGTCAGCTTCCTTTTGAAAAGGGCTGACGGTTGTTTTAACGATAGGACCGAATCTCCAAACAATATTTTTTCGGATTCTTGTATGAAATGGTATATTCAAACGCACGGCCATCCGACAGATAGGCTGTCATTTCAATTTTGATGACCGGTGCATTGGGCGGCAGGCCAAGCTGCCGGGCGATTTCCTCATCGGGCAGGATGGCGTCGATGGTTTCTTCTGCCATAGAAGGATGAAACCCATTGGTCTGCTCAATATAATCATAAATGGATTCCACCAAGGTTTCACATCCAATGCCCTTGATGCAGAACGGGCAAAAATGGTTGATGTCATAAATGATCGGGTCCCCATTTTTGCAGCGCACCCGAACGATTCGATAGACCGGGTCCCCGATCGCTACATTCAAATGATCGGCCACCGCTTCATCGGCTTCCACTTTTTCGAACGAAAGCAGTCGTGTTGTTGGTGTATCGCCTCCCGCGAGCATATCCTCCTTAAAGCTTTGCAGACGGTTTAAAGATTTGCGCAACCGACGATCTGCTACAAAAGAACCTTGGCGTGCAATGCGATAAATCACGCCTTCTTTTTCCAGTTCGGTCAATGCCTTTTGAATGGTCGGGCGAGAA of the Intestinibacillus sp. Marseille-P6563 genome contains:
- a CDS encoding GntR family transcriptional regulator — translated: MDKKFLEVKVRIRDEICKLAPNTKLPSERDLIEKFGYSRPTIQKALTELEKEGVIYRIARQGSFVADRRLRKSLNRLQSFKEDMLAGGDTPTTRLLSFEKVEADEAVADHLNVAIGDPVYRIVRVRCKNGDPIIYDINHFCPFCIKGIGCETLVESIYDYIEQTNGFHPSMAEETIDAILPDEEIARQLGLPPNAPVIKIEMTAYLSDGRAFEYTISYKNPKKYCLEIRSYR
- a CDS encoding flavin reductase family protein, coding for MRKNFGAKPWTYPQPVFILATYGEDGTPDAMNAAWGGISDDQELSMCISAEHKTTTNILARKAFTVSMATAEQMVACDYVGIESGNAVSNKLEKAGWHTTKSEFVDAPLIDELPMAVECRLVSYDPESCRLVGEIVNVSADTSVLDAEGKIDPDKLQPIIFDPIHNTYRKLGEKVGNAFRDGLSLK
- a CDS encoding P-type ATPase, with product MKSDRAIHRRVLDYAYMDMDALYQDFHISEQGYSDEEIEESRIKYGKNVLSGRASDTVLYRLRRAFINPFTIILFVLAAISFLTDVVLASNFSRNITTAAIILCMLLISGIVRFIQELRAKRVADHLTKMVSSTVMVRRNGKWTKISSTELVVGDQVRLLAGDRVPADIRLTAAKDLFISQSVLTGESGILEKNARSLFRGQAHSYSDYKNLMFMGSLVTGGMGEGIVLAVWVRASYWRLVKIPFMADFRQRNLT
- the mgtA gene encoding magnesium-translocating P-type ATPase — its product is MGEGIVLAVGKDTVYGGFSTAESHLKNGFDQGANSIAWVLIRFMTVLIPVVFIACGLTKGDWVSAFLFALSVAVGLTPEMLPMVINACLAKGSAAMGTKQTVVKNINAMQGFGSMDILCVDKTGTLTGDRISLEYYMDILGNESQQVLDFAYLNSLYHTGVQNHLDDAILKYREMPGYSIHYQELEGQHPKLDELPFDHERRFASVLVRHKEENFLIIKGSIDEVYHRCSDIEYKGERRSMDANGEASIHAIVDEMLEDGMKVLAVAYKPMEKARLSREDEKDLILLGYLAFFDAPKRSAAAAMDKLQKLNVDVRVLTGAHRDVAASICRRLGIDTAHTLTGGELEQLTDNEIPIQIERTTVFAELSPKQKVEIVQMLRTNGHTVGFLGDGMNDLPAIVESDVGISVDTAAEAVKEGADVVLLEKDLNVLEEGIKEGRKAFANVSKYIKITASSNFGNIFSIVIASVFLPFFPMTALQLLLLNLLYDILCLVLPWDQVDADLYSKPLEWSGRTLGRFMRFFGPISSCFDILTFAYLFFVLCPSVCGGAFSALAGSAEQARFIALFQTGWFLESMWTQVLILHLLRTQKVPLLQSRPSRPVMLVTLLGTALFTLLTFTPIGELIGLTALPPVYFVFLALTVLLYLLWVTLAKRWYLWRHHELL
- the amrS gene encoding AmmeMemoRadiSam system radical SAM enzyme, which encodes MSIRCDLCFHHCKLHEGQTGLCRARANRHGQIVSLNYGKLTALALDPIEKKPLRQFHPGSMILSVGSFGCNLHCPFCQNAAIATAGPESRTQDCSPEALVREAVRLQDRGNIGIAYTYNEPLVGYEYVRDCAALVHEAGMLNVLVTNGTIEDAPWRALLPQIDAVNIDLKGFQESWYHTLGGDLETVKRSIRLAAQSCHVEVTTLIVPDENDSEDEMRALSSWLASVSPDIPLHVSRFFPRHCMTDRLPTPVETVYRLADVAREKLHTVYTGNC
- the amrA gene encoding AmmeMemoRadiSam system protein A, whose product is MPMLGAILPPHPPVLLPEVGHGREREIAATGRAMSMAAEEVARWDPDVLIVASPHTILYGDYFHIAPGRAAAGDMSAFGAPQVRIQVSYDTALRDEIISQAQAVGLEAGTLGQRDPALDHGVLIPLYFLQRAGVHCPIIRMGLSGFSSLDHYRLGQCVAKAVEQLGRRAVFVASGDLSHKLKDDGPYGFASEGPIFDKAVTQAMASADFLQFLALNPSLCERAAECGLRAFQMMAGALDGLAVAPQLLSHEGPFGVGYAVALFPVTGPDSTRCFAIACEQAQRAHLEECRAREDAWVRLARLSLETYVRTGHRLERLPDDLPSELTSPTAGAFVSLHINGRLRGCIGTIVPTQENVAWEIVQNAISAGSRDPRFPTVRADELDTLEYSVDVLGQPEPVDSPAQLDPKQYGVIVSCGQRRGLLLPDLDGVDTVEQQLHIACQKGGISAKDRYQIERFRVVRHL
- a CDS encoding TIGR04076 family protein; translation: MKRVKITVLKTTLDTELAAEYGVEGLTTCPMLQAGQVFYADYAKPEGLCDEAWKAIYQYVFALAHGAEKELFYYGDWIRKPGVAICSCNDGLRPVIFKLEATDEISQNKT